A portion of the Candidatus Eisenbacteria bacterium genome contains these proteins:
- a CDS encoding 50S ribosomal protein L28 has translation MGRHCEICDKGIQFGSRISHAHNVTKRRFNPNLHKVRVIEKGVVRRRTVCTRCLRGGKVRKA, from the coding sequence ATGGGCCGTCATTGCGAGATCTGCGACAAGGGCATCCAGTTCGGCAGCCGAATCAGCCATGCCCACAACGTCACCAAGCGCCGTTTCAACCCGAACCTGCACAAGGTTCGCGTGATCGAGAAGGGCGTCGTCCGCCGCCGGACCGTCTGCACCCGGTGCCTCCGCGGGGGAAAGGTCCGAAAGGCCTAG